Proteins found in one Nocardia brasiliensis ATCC 700358 genomic segment:
- a CDS encoding serine/threonine-protein kinase, producing the protein MSTQSCTEPGCTGTIEDGYCTVCGTAPAEATTIRSTAQPNEAAAAEATTAAATPEHCTEPGCAGTVIDGYCEVCGTAPAPPTAAIASTPSTRGSSRSMRTGRSSSRSSRRGRLGAGMVDVPRVPRIDPAGAILADPEVAENKRFCGKCEKPVGRGRDGTPGRTEGFCPNCGTRFSFTPKLFKGDLVAGQYEVAGCLAHGGLGWIYLATDRNVSDRWVVLKGLLNSGDSDAMLAAVAEKRFLAEVEHPSIVKIHNFVEHAGSDGVPVGYIVMEYVGGTSLKQILRARRETDSGYLPPAQAIAYILEMLPALGYLHSLGLAYCDFKPDNVMQTDEQLKLIDLGAVIAMDDEDSPIYGTAGYRAPEIANTGPTVATDVYTVGRTLAVLLMHVPQHNGHFGALPGPEAEPLLATYDSLHRFLLRATDESPDARFASMEEMADQLTGVLREVLSLDDGVPRPGMSTYFGPPRGVFGVDVAVDAAKIIAALPVPLVDPTDSAAALLATTGGTTPAELERSFEAGLRSVVTGRGESAEIPLRLIRAALEVGDSAEADRRLTAAAGTLWGDWRLTWYRGQSRLLAGDLAEAAIEFEAVYAGLPGEAAPKLALAAVAELSGAAATTDFAAAQHQRRAALYYETVWRTDRGYLSAVFGLARLRTAAGDRDGAVAALDQVDAGSVLFTEAGIAAVRTVLHDRAPAELTEPILRDAGERITRLRLDSRRRSAEIRLRVQAAALDWLQAGGVPSEHGRLLGVPLDQDGVRAGLERCYRDLAHETDDMWERFALVEQANTIRPRTTL; encoded by the coding sequence ATGAGTACCCAGAGCTGCACCGAACCCGGTTGCACCGGCACGATCGAGGACGGCTACTGCACGGTCTGCGGCACCGCCCCGGCCGAGGCGACGACGATCCGCTCGACCGCGCAGCCGAACGAGGCCGCTGCGGCCGAGGCGACCACGGCGGCCGCCACCCCCGAGCACTGCACCGAACCCGGTTGTGCCGGAACGGTGATCGACGGGTACTGCGAGGTGTGCGGCACCGCGCCGGCCCCGCCGACGGCCGCGATCGCATCCACCCCGAGCACCCGCGGCAGTTCGCGCTCGATGCGCACCGGCCGGTCCTCGTCCCGCTCGAGCCGCCGCGGCAGGCTGGGCGCGGGCATGGTCGACGTGCCGCGGGTACCGCGCATCGATCCGGCCGGCGCCATCCTGGCCGACCCGGAAGTGGCGGAGAACAAACGATTCTGCGGCAAATGCGAGAAGCCGGTGGGGCGCGGCCGCGACGGCACACCCGGCCGGACCGAGGGCTTCTGCCCGAACTGCGGTACCCGATTCTCGTTCACCCCCAAGCTGTTCAAGGGCGATCTGGTCGCCGGCCAGTACGAGGTGGCGGGGTGCCTGGCGCACGGCGGACTCGGCTGGATCTATCTCGCGACCGACCGCAACGTCAGCGACCGCTGGGTGGTGCTGAAGGGTTTGCTCAACTCCGGCGACAGCGATGCCATGCTGGCCGCGGTGGCGGAGAAGCGTTTCCTCGCCGAGGTCGAGCACCCGAGCATCGTCAAGATCCACAACTTCGTCGAGCACGCGGGCTCGGACGGGGTGCCGGTCGGCTACATCGTGATGGAGTACGTCGGCGGCACATCGCTGAAACAGATCCTGCGCGCTCGCCGTGAGACCGACAGCGGCTATCTGCCGCCCGCACAGGCGATCGCCTACATCCTGGAGATGCTGCCCGCGCTCGGGTACCTGCATTCCCTGGGCCTGGCCTACTGTGATTTCAAGCCGGACAACGTGATGCAGACCGACGAGCAGCTCAAGCTCATCGATCTCGGCGCGGTGATCGCGATGGACGACGAGGACAGCCCGATCTACGGCACCGCGGGATACCGGGCGCCCGAGATCGCGAACACCGGCCCGACGGTCGCCACCGATGTGTACACCGTCGGCCGCACCCTCGCCGTGCTGCTGATGCACGTGCCCCAGCACAACGGTCATTTCGGCGCGCTGCCCGGCCCGGAGGCCGAACCGCTGCTCGCCACCTACGATTCGCTGCACCGGTTCCTGCTGCGGGCCACCGACGAGTCGCCGGACGCGCGGTTCGCCTCGATGGAGGAGATGGCCGACCAGCTGACCGGCGTGCTGCGCGAGGTGCTGTCCCTTGATGACGGGGTGCCCCGGCCGGGCATGTCGACCTATTTCGGGCCACCGCGTGGTGTGTTCGGCGTCGATGTGGCGGTGGACGCGGCGAAAATCATTGCCGCCCTACCGGTTCCGCTGGTCGACCCGACCGACAGCGCGGCCGCTCTGCTCGCGACGACCGGCGGCACCACACCGGCCGAGCTGGAGCGCTCGTTCGAGGCGGGGCTGCGCTCGGTGGTCACCGGACGCGGTGAGTCGGCCGAGATCCCGCTGCGGCTGATCCGGGCCGCGCTGGAGGTGGGCGACAGCGCCGAGGCCGATCGGCGGCTGACGGCGGCGGCCGGGACGCTGTGGGGGGACTGGCGACTGACCTGGTATCGCGGCCAATCCCGTTTGCTCGCAGGCGATCTGGCGGAGGCGGCGATCGAGTTCGAGGCGGTGTACGCCGGGCTGCCCGGTGAGGCGGCGCCGAAACTGGCGCTGGCCGCCGTCGCGGAGCTGTCCGGTGCCGCCGCGACCACCGATTTCGCCGCCGCACAGCACCAGCGCAGGGCCGCACTGTATTACGAGACGGTCTGGCGCACCGATCGCGGCTACCTCAGCGCGGTGTTCGGCCTGGCTCGGCTGCGCACCGCGGCCGGTGACCGCGACGGTGCGGTGGCGGCGCTGGATCAGGTCGACGCGGGCTCGGTGCTGTTCACCGAGGCCGGGATCGCCGCGGTGCGCACAGTGCTGCACGATCGAGCGCCGGCCGAGCTCACCGAGCCGATCCTGCGCGATGCCGGGGAGCGGATCACCCGCCTGCGACTGGACTCGAGGCGCCGTTCCGCCGAGATCCGGCTGCGGGTGCAGGCCGCGGCGCTCGACTGGCTCCAGGCCGGCGGCGTGCCGTCCGAGCACGGGCGGCTGCTGGGCGTGCCGCTCGATCAAGACGGTGTCCGGGCCGGATTGGAGCGTTGCTATCGGGACCTTGCCCATGAAACCGACGACATGTGGGAGCGATTCGCATTGGTAGAGCAGGCGAACACCATCCGCCCGAGGACCACGCTATGA
- a CDS encoding alpha/beta hydrolase — protein MISQLRFAGQPHQADEAAPYDAATCDDYEPRPAEFPLDTCDFWPTAGTAKAFRPQRAEGAAPVLFIGTRHDPTTPVGNAERMAGYLDSPLLIREGDGHTFVFGDVNRCIDERVVSYFEDPASAHGGVCAAEPEH, from the coding sequence GTGATATCGCAGCTGCGGTTCGCCGGACAACCGCACCAGGCCGACGAGGCGGCGCCGTACGACGCGGCCACCTGTGACGACTACGAGCCGCGCCCGGCCGAATTCCCGCTCGATACCTGCGATTTCTGGCCGACCGCCGGTACCGCGAAGGCATTTCGGCCGCAGCGCGCCGAGGGTGCGGCTCCGGTGCTGTTCATCGGGACCAGGCACGATCCGACCACGCCGGTGGGCAACGCCGAGCGGATGGCGGGCTATCTCGACAGCCCGCTGCTGATCCGGGAGGGTGACGGGCACACGTTCGTCTTCGGCGACGTCAACCGGTGCATCGACGAACGTGTGGTGTCCTACTTCGAGGACCCGGCCTCGGCGCACGGCGGGGTATGCGCCGCCGAGCCCGAGCACTGA
- a CDS encoding glutamate ABC transporter substrate-binding protein, whose protein sequence is MKTRLILAALLVGATALVSGCGSGDLPAPSTLDAVNPKPAGAEEISVPPQAEGDSSCDSEATLRPNAVQPRPGAMPPGSPMAAIVANGRLRVGVDQNTYLFGFRDPGTGQLQGFDIDIAREIAKDILGDPNKIELRSVTAAERISALHDKKVDLIVRTFSATCERRREVDFSAVYYRSAQRILAPRESGISTGADLAGKRVCVARGTTAAAPLFAMAKRPIVIGVTNWTDCLVALQQGHVDAVSGDDPILFGLVAQDRNLQVVGEPIGTGAYAVGAPKGSDELVRFVNGVLERMRTDGTWQRIYTDKLSVLGPSPGQPVARYVG, encoded by the coding sequence GTGAAAACACGCCTGATCCTGGCCGCGTTACTGGTCGGCGCCACGGCCCTGGTGTCCGGCTGCGGCTCCGGCGACCTGCCCGCGCCGAGCACATTGGACGCGGTGAATCCCAAGCCTGCGGGCGCCGAGGAGATCTCGGTGCCGCCACAGGCCGAGGGCGACAGCAGTTGTGACTCGGAGGCGACGTTGCGGCCGAACGCGGTGCAGCCGAGACCCGGTGCGATGCCGCCGGGTTCGCCGATGGCGGCGATCGTCGCGAACGGCAGGCTGCGAGTCGGGGTCGACCAGAACACCTACCTGTTCGGTTTCCGGGATCCGGGCACCGGCCAGCTGCAGGGTTTCGACATCGATATCGCACGCGAGATCGCCAAGGACATCCTGGGCGATCCCAACAAGATCGAGCTGCGCTCGGTGACCGCCGCGGAACGCATCTCCGCGCTGCACGACAAGAAGGTCGACCTGATCGTGCGTACCTTCTCCGCGACGTGTGAGCGGCGCCGGGAAGTGGACTTCTCGGCCGTCTATTACCGCTCGGCCCAACGCATTCTGGCACCGCGCGAGTCCGGCATCAGCACGGGTGCCGACTTGGCGGGCAAACGCGTCTGCGTCGCGCGCGGTACCACCGCGGCGGCCCCGCTGTTCGCGATGGCCAAGCGCCCCATCGTCATCGGCGTCACCAACTGGACCGACTGCCTGGTCGCGCTGCAGCAGGGACATGTGGACGCGGTCAGTGGCGACGATCCGATCCTGTTCGGGCTGGTCGCGCAGGACCGTAATCTCCAGGTGGTCGGCGAACCGATCGGCACGGGGGCGTACGCGGTCGGCGCGCCCAAGGGCAGCGACGAACTGGTCCGGTTCGTCAACGGCGTGCTGGAGCGGATGCGCACCGACGGCACCTGGCAGCGGATCTACACCGACAAGCTGTCCGTGCTCGGTCCCTCGCCGGGGCAGCCGGTCGCCCGGTACGTGGGATGA
- a CDS encoding pentapeptide repeat-containing protein has product MARELGDLSYARYLTAPAGALESEGDYHCVHVDALDLDDADVQNARFGESVFTSVAWHRGSLRHTRFADVWMRNVRWVGTELADTNWLDGEVVAGALSGVDFAGARLRRVRFEGCKFDSVNFRTAQLREVSFVECVLRDCDFGDAALHTVTFPGSTLESLVLHRATLTKVDLRGARSLDITEGLDALRGATIDNGQLMELAPAFARHLGVVVRDS; this is encoded by the coding sequence ATGGCTCGGGAGCTCGGGGACCTGTCGTACGCGCGGTATCTGACGGCGCCGGCGGGAGCGCTCGAATCGGAGGGCGATTACCACTGCGTGCACGTCGACGCCCTCGACCTCGACGACGCCGACGTGCAGAACGCGCGGTTCGGGGAGTCGGTGTTCACCTCGGTGGCGTGGCATCGGGGCAGCCTGCGCCACACCAGGTTCGCCGACGTGTGGATGCGCAATGTGCGCTGGGTGGGCACCGAGCTGGCCGACACCAACTGGCTGGACGGCGAAGTCGTCGCGGGCGCGCTGTCGGGCGTCGATTTCGCGGGCGCGCGCCTGCGCCGGGTCCGGTTCGAGGGCTGCAAGTTCGATTCGGTCAACTTCCGCACCGCCCAGCTGCGGGAGGTGTCGTTCGTCGAATGTGTGCTGCGGGACTGCGATTTCGGCGACGCCGCGCTGCACACCGTGACCTTCCCGGGTTCGACTTTGGAAAGCCTGGTGCTGCACCGCGCCACCTTGACCAAGGTCGACCTGCGCGGGGCTCGTTCGCTCGATATCACCGAGGGCCTCGACGCACTGCGTGGCGCGACCATCGACAACGGCCAGCTGATGGAGTTGGCCCCCGCCTTCGCCCGGCACCTGGGCGTCGTCGTGCGCGATTCCTGA
- a CDS encoding VWA domain-containing protein: protein MSSLAGNGVSVAVDQNEYLADGVGTVDAVVTVETAAGLVVAAPPQERLEVIIVDCSGSMATGHKFPGARQATLAALDAMADGTRFAIIDGTHIARLAFPTDVPSLAANRESRAAARRKLDKLKAGGGTAMGTWLGLTRQLAKKHPGAMVHAILLTDGKNEHEEPAALAAEIAQSEGVFTCDCRGVGTDWRVDELRAIASALHGTVDIVADPAELAADFTAMMRGSMAKAIPELTLRVWTPAGAKVRFVKQVAPAIEDLTARRVDTAAQVGEYPLGAWGAEDRDYHVQVQVEPGAPGREKLAARVSVVSGGEVLGQGLVKAVWTTDTELSARISRRVAHYTGQAELAQAVQEGLAARKSGDTETATAKLRRAVELAAESGNEGTAKLLRGVVEVDEQNGTVRLRAGVAAAEEMALDARSTKTARVRKEG, encoded by the coding sequence GTGAGTTCTCTTGCAGGAAACGGTGTTTCGGTCGCCGTGGACCAGAACGAATATCTGGCCGACGGGGTCGGCACGGTCGATGCCGTGGTCACCGTGGAAACCGCGGCCGGCCTGGTGGTCGCCGCGCCGCCGCAGGAGCGGCTCGAGGTGATCATCGTCGACTGCTCGGGGTCGATGGCCACCGGGCACAAATTCCCGGGCGCCCGCCAGGCCACCCTGGCCGCGCTGGACGCGATGGCCGACGGGACCAGATTCGCCATCATCGACGGTACGCACATCGCCCGGCTGGCCTTTCCCACCGACGTGCCGTCGCTGGCCGCCAACCGCGAATCCCGGGCCGCCGCGCGCCGCAAGCTGGACAAGCTGAAGGCGGGCGGCGGCACCGCGATGGGCACCTGGCTCGGCCTCACCAGACAGCTGGCCAAGAAGCATCCCGGCGCGATGGTGCACGCCATCCTGCTCACCGACGGCAAGAACGAGCACGAGGAACCCGCCGCGCTCGCCGCGGAGATCGCGCAGTCCGAGGGCGTGTTCACCTGTGATTGCCGTGGCGTCGGAACCGATTGGCGGGTGGACGAATTGCGGGCCATCGCCTCGGCGCTGCACGGCACCGTCGACATCGTTGCCGACCCGGCCGAGCTGGCCGCGGATTTCACCGCCATGATGCGGGGCTCGATGGCCAAGGCGATTCCGGAACTGACCCTGCGGGTGTGGACTCCGGCCGGGGCCAAGGTGCGTTTCGTCAAGCAGGTGGCGCCGGCCATCGAGGACCTCACCGCCCGCCGGGTCGACACCGCCGCCCAGGTGGGGGAGTACCCGCTCGGTGCGTGGGGCGCCGAGGACCGCGACTACCACGTGCAGGTGCAGGTGGAACCTGGTGCGCCGGGCCGGGAGAAGCTCGCCGCCCGGGTCAGCGTGGTCAGCGGTGGGGAGGTGCTCGGACAGGGGCTGGTGAAGGCGGTCTGGACCACCGACACCGAACTGTCCGCCCGAATCAGCAGGCGCGTAGCGCATTACACCGGGCAGGCCGAACTGGCTCAGGCGGTGCAGGAAGGGCTGGCGGCGCGCAAGAGCGGCGACACCGAGACCGCGACGGCCAAACTGCGGCGGGCAGTCGAGCTCGCCGCGGAATCGGGGAACGAGGGCACGGCGAAGTTGTTGCGCGGCGTGGTCGAGGTCGACGAGCAGAACGGGACGGTCCGGTTGCGCGCCGGTGTCGCGGCCGCGGAAGAGATGGCGCTGGACGCGCGATCGACCAAGACGGCCAGGGTGCGGAAGGAGGGGTAG
- a CDS encoding CocE/NonD family hydrolase — MTAQPLSTAATTVPPNHRFEIGPVRYPKLFGANTVPIPMSDGAVLTADILRPGDGGGPAREPLPAIINFTAYNKMLNRRGMRWHNTLRKLSARLGGSDRQRFTARDVLYTPAGGILEPFVINRTAVLRGYVGLMIDVRGTGTSTGSWDFFQPREQQDYLEAVAWVREQPWCNGEFVVTGISYGAISALITAGLRPEGLRAVFAIEAGEDQVRELGLTGGVPTPGMLLWILAVNGFKWLPSVSGLRKAGITKQFLRDRFADPASWVRHAVEIGLTENHPDSFLNPMWATKLARFEDITVPTWIHGGWHDVYNRSNFRMFDRIPLSGGAKQVLVDDSYHLTAGSGFGAPDSPQPIDELQCAWFDRWVKDIDNGIDRYGPVTVRRQGDGKWLQHKQFPDPAATVRKLYLDPATSGTAPHAGTDAALTAEPAEIESRLPLPNGPTRMASNNTGVMSMGVTLLLGRRFGTDDRHAEAGAVTFTSAPFPTDTVLSGTMNLHLNAEIEGADAFWSVTVCDVEPDGASVPLTRGALLSTHRAIDTAASDYVDGELLFPLHTLTADAVLPIEPGTPFTIDIEINPTEALLPAGHRLRVAVSRTSFPRHFLAPWRQRHITGQTIVLDPESPSYLTFLARAAE, encoded by the coding sequence ATGACGGCCCAGCCACTCAGCACCGCGGCGACGACGGTACCGCCGAACCACCGATTCGAGATCGGTCCGGTGCGCTATCCGAAACTGTTCGGCGCCAACACGGTTCCCATCCCGATGTCCGATGGTGCCGTCCTCACCGCCGATATCCTGCGACCCGGCGACGGTGGCGGACCCGCCCGTGAGCCGTTGCCCGCGATCATCAACTTCACCGCGTACAACAAGATGCTCAATCGCCGAGGTATGCGCTGGCACAACACCTTACGGAAGCTCAGTGCCCGGCTCGGCGGCTCGGACCGGCAGCGGTTCACGGCGCGAGACGTGCTGTACACGCCCGCAGGCGGCATTCTCGAGCCGTTCGTGATCAACCGCACCGCGGTGTTGCGCGGCTACGTCGGGCTGATGATCGACGTGCGGGGGACCGGTACGTCGACCGGCAGTTGGGACTTCTTCCAGCCCCGGGAACAGCAGGACTACCTGGAGGCCGTCGCGTGGGTCCGCGAACAGCCCTGGTGCAACGGCGAATTCGTGGTCACCGGCATCTCCTACGGGGCGATCTCGGCGTTGATCACCGCGGGTTTGCGGCCGGAGGGGCTGCGCGCGGTGTTCGCGATCGAGGCCGGCGAAGACCAGGTGCGTGAGCTGGGACTGACCGGCGGGGTGCCGACTCCCGGCATGCTGCTGTGGATCCTGGCCGTGAACGGCTTCAAATGGTTACCGTCGGTGTCGGGACTGCGGAAGGCGGGGATCACCAAGCAGTTCCTGCGCGACCGGTTCGCTGACCCGGCCAGCTGGGTGCGCCACGCCGTCGAGATCGGGCTCACCGAGAACCACCCCGACAGTTTCCTCAACCCGATGTGGGCGACCAAACTGGCGCGCTTCGAAGACATCACGGTGCCGACCTGGATCCACGGCGGCTGGCACGACGTCTACAACCGATCCAACTTCCGGATGTTCGACCGAATTCCGTTGTCCGGTGGAGCGAAACAGGTGCTGGTCGATGATTCGTATCATCTGACCGCCGGTTCGGGCTTCGGCGCTCCGGACAGTCCGCAGCCGATCGACGAGTTGCAGTGCGCGTGGTTCGACCGCTGGGTCAAGGACATCGACAACGGCATCGACCGGTACGGGCCGGTGACCGTGCGTCGGCAGGGCGACGGTAAATGGTTGCAGCACAAGCAGTTCCCCGACCCCGCGGCGACCGTGCGCAAGCTCTACCTCGACCCCGCGACCAGCGGCACCGCACCGCACGCGGGAACCGACGCCGCGCTCACCGCCGAGCCGGCCGAGATCGAATCGCGGCTCCCGCTGCCCAACGGCCCGACGCGCATGGCTTCCAACAACACCGGCGTGATGAGCATGGGCGTCACCCTGCTGCTCGGCAGGCGGTTCGGCACCGACGACCGGCACGCCGAAGCGGGTGCGGTCACCTTCACGAGCGCGCCGTTTCCCACCGACACCGTGCTCTCCGGCACCATGAACCTGCATCTCAACGCCGAAATCGAAGGCGCCGACGCCTTCTGGTCCGTCACCGTCTGCGACGTCGAACCCGACGGCGCCTCGGTGCCCCTCACCCGCGGCGCCCTGCTCTCCACCCACCGCGCGATCGACACCGCCGCAAGCGATTACGTCGACGGCGAACTCCTCTTCCCGCTGCACACCCTCACCGCCGACGCGGTCCTCCCCATCGAACCCGGCACGCCGTTCACCATCGACATCGAAATCAACCCCACCGAAGCTCTACTCCCCGCCGGCCACCGACTACGCGTAGCCGTGAGCCGCACCAGCTTCCCCCGCCACTTCCTCGCCCCCTGGCGTCAACGCCACATCACCGGCCAAACCATCGTCCTCGACCCCGAGAGCCCTAGCTACTTAACGTTTCTCGCCCGTGCTGCGGAGTAG
- a CDS encoding MFS transporter has product MAGLPVAQAGVAASVATTSRQIGQSLGVAVIGSLIASHPAALASAKAFQTPARLGWLTITGMRVAALVVARISKAPKVIRPPS; this is encoded by the coding sequence GTGGCGGGGCTGCCCGTCGCACAGGCCGGGGTCGCGGCCAGCGTGGCCACCACCTCACGACAGATAGGTCAGTCACTCGGTGTCGCGGTGATCGGCTCGCTCATCGCGAGTCATCCTGCCGCTCTGGCCTCAGCGAAGGCGTTCCAGACCCCCGCCCGGCTCGGCTGGCTCACCATCACCGGGATGCGCGTCGCGGCGCTGGTCGTGGCGCGAATCAGCAAAGCGCCCAAGGTGATTCGACCGCCCAGCTGA
- a CDS encoding FHA domain-containing protein, whose protein sequence is MTVTCPDGHESSATDYCDSCGAPIGSAAAVVEPSALCPACGAPAGGRFCEQCGHDSALPAPPAAAQETTQTVVPDPVVWVATVTADREFYDRVIARKGPDADQVGFPAFYPERRIVLHGNDILIGKRSASQGLSPDIDLGIAPADVGVSRAHATLHLDADGLTVTDLGSTNGTSVNGSDDRIPARVPVRLRSGDRIHLGGWTTIVLSAEPA, encoded by the coding sequence ATGACCGTCACCTGCCCGGACGGGCACGAATCGAGCGCGACGGACTACTGCGACAGCTGTGGTGCGCCGATCGGTTCGGCTGCCGCCGTGGTCGAACCGAGCGCGCTGTGCCCCGCGTGCGGCGCGCCAGCCGGCGGCCGCTTCTGCGAGCAGTGCGGACACGATTCGGCCTTGCCCGCGCCGCCCGCCGCAGCGCAGGAGACCACACAGACGGTGGTCCCGGACCCGGTTGTCTGGGTCGCCACCGTCACCGCCGATCGGGAGTTCTACGATCGGGTGATCGCCCGCAAGGGGCCCGACGCCGACCAGGTCGGGTTCCCGGCGTTCTACCCTGAACGTCGAATCGTGCTGCACGGCAACGACATCCTGATCGGCAAGCGCAGCGCTTCGCAGGGGCTCAGCCCCGATATCGACCTCGGCATCGCCCCCGCCGACGTCGGTGTCTCGCGCGCGCACGCCACCCTGCACCTCGATGCCGACGGGCTCACCGTCACCGATCTCGGTTCCACCAACGGCACCAGCGTCAACGGCAGTGACGACCGCATCCCCGCGCGGGTGCCGGTGCGGTTGCGCAGCGGGGATCGGATCCACCTCGGGGGTTGGACCACCATCGTGCTGAGCGCCGAACCTGCCTGA
- a CDS encoding AraC family transcriptional regulator, whose translation MFDRDLRRTTTAGLRVLLALAEERGMAAAEGLAGTTLTRGDVECTVHQELVVIRNLLARFGTEAALGAEAGSRTGLPLVGPWGLALLSSRTLRDGFDVAARYLDRVFVSGRLTVEQTGGETRLRFDDSENPAHIRAFLAERMLTGAATVCAQLFDGEISPIRIEFRHTAPSDSRRFREICGVEPLFGARADIVIFHSRGLDAPMPRNHERARGDCAQLCRDLLHRRQPRSGVAGSVRDLLVRNPGELPDQIAVANELFMSPRTLSRRLNEEATSFRALLDEVRQLLSEQLLAYTDMSTEQVAARLGYAEAASFIRAFRRWKGCPPQEFRLHEGRSLPREVPVPAGVR comes from the coding sequence ATGTTCGATCGGGATCTGCGCCGGACGACCACCGCCGGCCTGCGCGTTTTGCTCGCGCTGGCCGAGGAACGCGGAATGGCCGCGGCCGAGGGCCTGGCAGGCACCACGCTCACGCGTGGCGATGTCGAGTGCACGGTGCACCAGGAATTGGTGGTGATCCGTAACCTGCTGGCCCGCTTCGGTACCGAAGCCGCGCTCGGCGCGGAAGCGGGCAGCCGGACCGGTCTGCCGCTGGTCGGTCCCTGGGGTCTGGCGCTGCTCAGCAGCCGTACGCTGCGCGACGGATTCGATGTGGCGGCCCGCTATCTCGACCGCGTTTTCGTCTCCGGCCGGCTCACCGTCGAGCAGACCGGCGGCGAGACCCGGTTACGCTTCGACGATTCGGAGAACCCGGCGCATATCCGTGCTTTTCTCGCCGAGCGAATGCTCACCGGGGCGGCCACCGTGTGCGCCCAGCTGTTCGACGGAGAAATTTCACCGATCCGGATCGAATTCCGGCACACGGCACCGTCGGACAGCCGTCGATTCCGTGAGATCTGCGGCGTGGAACCGCTTTTCGGCGCCCGGGCCGACATTGTGATTTTCCACAGTCGAGGCCTGGACGCGCCGATGCCACGCAACCATGAACGGGCCCGCGGCGACTGCGCCCAGCTCTGCCGGGACCTGCTGCATCGCAGGCAGCCCCGCTCGGGTGTCGCGGGCAGCGTCCGTGACCTGCTCGTCCGCAATCCGGGTGAGCTGCCTGATCAGATCGCGGTCGCCAACGAATTGTTCATGAGCCCGCGCACGCTCTCGCGCCGCCTCAACGAGGAGGCGACCTCGTTTCGCGCGCTGCTCGACGAGGTGCGCCAGCTGCTGTCCGAACAGTTGCTCGCGTACACCGACATGAGTACCGAGCAGGTGGCGGCGCGCCTGGGCTACGCCGAAGCCGCGTCGTTCATTCGCGCGTTCCGGCGCTGGAAGGGCTGTCCGCCCCAGGAGTTCCGCCTGCACGAGGGGCGGTCGCTGCCGCGCGAGGTCCCGGTACCGGCGGGCGTGCGCTGA
- a CDS encoding protein phosphatase 2C domain-containing protein, producing the protein MTDPDPEATLPTPVVPAVAPTAPESRCPGCASAVHAGDRFCESCGHELGGRQVVLPNNEPGPPGDCENCGGARYDPDGYCTGCGQLRGAPDRFAADLGAVAVVTDRGIAHARNEDAVAAAVLDDSAAVVIAVADGVSTSEDPQVASGTAAKTGVDACRAALLAGRPAREAVMAGLEAAATAVRGIAITDGHAPSCTYVSAVVQADADGVLLTVANVGDSRAYWLHADTPEDPANPPSQRLTVDDSWAQALVDAGAMDEQAAMNDPRAHTLIRWLGADGPVKPWSDNCVRTLRTTGPGVLLLCSDGLWNYLSDAAALAELATAHAPAVAARELVEFALRCGGSDNITVALVPIPWSGESGAEVQ; encoded by the coding sequence ATGACCGACCCGGATCCGGAGGCCACGCTGCCGACCCCGGTGGTGCCCGCCGTAGCGCCGACCGCACCCGAATCGCGTTGTCCGGGTTGCGCGTCCGCGGTGCACGCGGGGGATCGCTTCTGCGAGAGCTGCGGTCACGAGCTGGGCGGCAGGCAGGTCGTGCTGCCGAACAACGAGCCGGGCCCGCCCGGGGACTGCGAGAACTGCGGGGGCGCCCGCTACGACCCCGACGGATATTGCACCGGCTGTGGGCAATTGCGCGGTGCGCCGGATCGGTTCGCCGCCGACCTCGGCGCCGTCGCGGTGGTCACCGACCGCGGAATCGCGCACGCGCGCAACGAGGACGCGGTGGCCGCCGCGGTGCTCGACGACTCCGCCGCGGTGGTGATCGCGGTCGCGGACGGGGTATCGACCTCCGAGGATCCGCAGGTGGCGTCGGGGACCGCGGCCAAGACCGGTGTCGACGCCTGCCGCGCGGCACTGCTGGCGGGACGACCCGCTCGCGAGGCGGTGATGGCGGGCCTCGAGGCGGCGGCCACCGCAGTGCGCGGGATCGCGATCACCGACGGGCACGCGCCCTCGTGCACCTACGTGTCGGCGGTCGTGCAAGCCGATGCGGATGGTGTGCTGCTGACGGTCGCCAATGTCGGTGACAGCCGGGCCTATTGGCTGCACGCGGATACACCCGAGGACCCCGCGAATCCACCCTCGCAGCGGCTGACCGTGGACGACTCGTGGGCACAGGCCCTGGTCGACGCGGGTGCGATGGACGAGCAGGCCGCCATGAACGATCCGCGCGCACACACCCTGATCCGCTGGCTCGGTGCGGACGGACCGGTGAAACCGTGGTCGGACAACTGCGTTCGCACGCTGCGCACCACCGGACCCGGTGTGCTGCTGCTGTGCAGTGACGGCCTGTGGAACTACCTGTCGGACGCGGCCGCGCTGGCCGAGCTCGCCACCGCGCACGCACCGGCGGTCGCCGCCCGTGAACTGGTCGAGTTCGCGCTGCGCTGCGGCGGCAGCGACAACATCACCGTCGCCCTCGTTCCCATTCCGTGGTCCGGTGAGTCAGGAGCAGAAGTACAGTGA